In Papio anubis isolate 15944 chromosome 20, Panubis1.0, whole genome shotgun sequence, the genomic window ccccagtgagatgaacccagtacctcagttgaaaatgcagaaatcactcatcttctgtgttgctcaccctgggagctgggggctggagctgttcctgttcggccatcttgggcgcacCCTCTTTAtggttcctttcttttctttttctttcttttttttttttttttttgagagagaatctcattctgtcactcaggctggagtgcagtggtatgatcttggctcactgcaaactccacgtcctggtttaagtgattcttctgcgtcagcctcctgagtagctgggattacaggaacacaccaccatgcccacctaatttttgtagttttaggaaagacagagtttcaccatgttggccaggctagtgtcaaactcctgacttcgtaatctgcccaactcagcctcccaaagtgctgggattacaggcttgagacaccacacctggctatggttgccttctaaatattttatatattttttttattgggCCATGATGCCttaatattttgtatacattGTAATCTTTTATTGAGATTTGAACATTAAAAAAGCTAcctctgctgggcatggtggctcacgcctgtaatcccagcactttgggaggccgaggcgggtgaatcacaaggtcaggagatagagaccacggtgaaaccccatctctaccaaaaatacaaaaaattagacaggcgcggtggtgggcgcctttagtcccagctactcaggaggctgaggcaggagaatggcatgaacttgggaggcagagcttgcagtgagctgagatcgcgccactgcactccagcctgggcgacagagcgagactcgatctcaaaaaaaaaataaaaaaataaaaataaataaaaattaaaaagctaccTCTAACAATCCTTATAATATAGCTTTGTCCTGGCATAGTCTGAAACCAATTGTCTTTGCTAGAGTCTCTGGGAGTCTCTCAAACATGTACTTAGGATGTGTCCtgtctaaaattttgtttttattttttagttaaaaaagtttatttcagccgggcacggtggctcatggctgtaatcccaacactttgggaggccaaggcaggcagatcatgaggttcagagattgagaccatcctagctaacactgtgaaaccctgtctctactaaaaatacaaaaactaactgggagtggtggcacacgcctatagtcccagttactctggaggctgaggcaggagaattgcttgaacccaagaggtggaggctgccatgagccgagatcatgccactgcactccagcctgcacaacagagcaagactccgtctcaaaaaaaagaaaaaaaaagtttatttctgttttaatagtCAGTAACTACTTGCTACACGTGTTTCCTGTATGTGATACTGCAGTCTCTCTGCTGCTATAACATTTACTTTTGGTCTCAGCAGACTCAAACTgtcaatccaaaatatcccaccatttctttcagcactttatgTAATGCAGGAAAGAAACTAGTGTCTGGAAAGGCCCCTTGAAGCCAGAAATAAATACGTATGCACCAgtgtttttctcatcttttaaaaaagaaaccaggagttggcaattactttttttttttaaagacagaatattgctctgtcacccaggctgaagtgcagtggtgagatcttggcttactgcaacctccacctcccaagttcaagtgattctcatgcctcagccttcagagtaactgggattacaggtgagtgccaccatacctggcaaatttttaaatttttagtagacatgaggttttgcTATTTTGGCTAGGCTAGTTTCAAAAttctgaccttgggtgatccacctctctctgcctcccaaagggttgggatttaCGGGTGttagccatcgtgcccagccagcaATTAACTGCCTAAAAAGCTTTGTTATCTTAGGGATCAGGAAAAACTGTGTTGTGTAACTGTAACACAGTCTTTCTGTGTGGCTCTTTGCACTGTTTTTACCTGGGCATTGCACACGGTTAACCCATTTATACATTTTCTGCAAGTGTATTTTGGTCAGTATGTTTTTGCTGCATGTATATGTCTATGAAAGAATTAGGGCCTGTGGCATTTTGCTGTGCCATCTTGATTACGTGGTTTGTACAGCTTTATAGGTTAGATTAGTAAAGTATGTTTATCTGAGTCTAACAACTGGAGtaacttgttatttttatttctttcagttatgTGCTCTCATTTTGCTCAAGGCCTGTGGCCAGAGAAGGGCATAAAAGAATCCTTCCAAAACTTGATATTGAGAACATATACAAAGTGTGGAGATAAGAATttacaactaagaaaaaaaaaactgtaaaagttTGGATGATGGTAGGATGCACAAGGAGGTTATAATGGACTTAATCAATGTTTGACATCTACGCAGAGCAAAATATTTCAGTGTGATAAATATGTGAAAGTCTTCAATAAATATccaaattcaaataataataaaatgaggcatactgaaaaaaattctttcaaatgtaaacaatgtggcaAATCATTTTGCATGCTTTCACACCTAActcaacataagaaaattcatactagAGAGAAttcctacaaatgtgaagaatgtggcaaagtctTTAAAGAGCCATCGACCTTTACTCAACATAAAAGAAGTCATACTGAAAAGGCACTgttcaaatgtgaagaatgtggcaaagcttttaaacAGTCCTCAAATCTTACtgaacataagagaattcatactagAGAGAAAcactacaaatgtgaagaatttgGCAAAGATTTTAAGTGGTCCTCAAATCTTACtgaacataagataattcatattGGAGAAAAACCttataaatgtgaagaatgtggcaaagcttttaagtGCTCTTCAAACCTTACTagacataagataattcatactggagagaaactctacaaatgtgaagaatgtggcaaaaccttTTACTCCTCCTCAAACCTTACCTTATATGAAATGATTCATACcagagagaaaccctacaaatgcaaagaatgtggcaaagcttatAAGTGGTCCTCAAACCTTACtgaacataagataattcatactggaaagAAACCCTACAAACGTGAAGAATGTAGCAAAGCCTTTAAATAGTCCTCAAACCTTGCTAAACAGAAGATAATTtatactggagagaaactctaGAATTTGAAGAATGTGTCAACGCTTTTAAATGGTCCTCAAAACTTACtgaacataagagaattcatacttgAGAAAAACTACAAgggtgaagaatgtggcaaagctttaaCTCATTTCTCAATGCTAAACATGGATTGAggtgaagagtttgagaccagcctggccaacatggtgaatccccatctctactaaaaatacaaaaattagctgggcatggcggagAGAAAATTTTATGCTGGAGAGAGAActtacaaatgtaaagaatgtggcaaagcctgtGACCACTCCTCACGTCTTACTACACATAACTCATACTGAAGAGAAATTACAAATGTGaaggaatgtggcaaagcctttaacaaGTCTTCAgatcatactggagaaaaacttTACAAACCTGAATGATGTGACAGTGCTTTGACAACACCTCAAACCTTTCTAAACATAAAAGAACTCATACTGGTGAGAAAGTCTAAAAATGTGAGGAATATCACAAAGCCTTTAAATGGTCATGCTATATTGTAggtaagataattcatactggagaagaCTTCTACaagtgtgaagaatgtggcaaaaccttTAACTAATGCTCACACTTTATTGCACAGGAAACCATTTATACTtgagaaaaattgtaaaaaggtAAAGACTATAGAAAAGCTATTGGTATCTGCTCACATCTTAATATCAGAGAGTTCACACttaataaaagtattataaatgCAATTATTCTGAAAGGgtctttcagaaaatataagcCTATAAAGTGAAAAAGTATTTATTCTGAGGACAAACATTACAACTATAAAACGGATTGCAGTACCTTTACTTGTATCACAGATCTTATTGTATACATTTTGTACTAGAAGAAAACCCTAAAGAAGTTGCCCGAACTTTGTTCAGTGTCAGGAAAtttatactggagaaaaaccctgcAAATGTAATGAATttgaaagaaacacatttcaaaaacTACAGCTTAGAAAACATCATAGAGTTCATACTaagatatttttgtaaatgaagtaaatatttaaaaagcttcAAAATTAACTTTATGTAAATCACAGAGAATAAACAGTAGAAATAATAAGGCACTTACTCTTCAGACATTACACTAAATCAGAGTTTTGAGTACAGAAAATAATCCCAAACTGAAATTATTCGGTAAGTTACTAGTATATAACTTCAAAAGAAGTAGAAGATTGTTTGGAGAgttataattacattaaaagtatacctttttattattacagatttttttgaaaagcaaataatGACGTAATTTAACTCTCAAATTACTTCATGCTCTCCATTCCTATTGTATTTACATGTGAAAGCATGTGATCAAGTACTACGTCATCGTAAATATAAGGATTCTTTTTCATTAGGTAGGCATTATTTATGACCTTTTCTGTGAAAGAGtaagaacattaaaatataaaatacataacaaaAATTTAAGTAGAGAGGCTCATTGTAGTTCACTTATAATGTTAAGTGATGTGTGAGGTAGGTGTTCTGAGTCATATTTTTGTCCACTAtagtgaaaaaattttttttaagttttagttaaaattaattaaattagcaGTAACTTATTAATTGTACTTTTATGTAATATGcggtacatttaaaaatttttcaattatatGTAAACTTAATTTTTCTAGTTAAACATTGTTCAAAATGTTACATCTATTGCACATTCAAtgaagtgccttttttttttttttctttgagatggagtcccactctgttgcccaggctggagtgtggtggcacgatctctgctcactgtaacctctacctcccaggttcaagcaattctcctgcctcagcctcccaagtagctgggattacaggcacttgccaccatgcccagctaatttttgtatttttagtagagacggggattcaccatgttggccaggctggtcttgaactactcacctcaagtgatccgcataAATGgcatattttgatacaggcatataatatgtaataataacatTGGAGTACATGAGGTATCCATCACCACTAGCATTTGTTCTTTgtattacaaataatccaattctacatttttagctatttttaaatgtacaattgcCATTGAGTACAGGATCATTTTTATGGtcataattaaaattacataaataaaattcatacatATCTGAGTCctaaaaaaactttcaaaaatttgttatatgtatatatatatatatatattttttttttgaacatgtGACAACTCTGCCTgcaaacacatacatacagaatTTTAGCTTTGATTTAAATCGggttaaatatacacatatattattttaaagacaacaCTAGGTATATGCAAATTATGATGAATGTGTATGTAAGTATGAGTTAGGGCacaatttcagaagaaaacagtaaatttttttattaaggtGACTAATTTGGTAGAAAAGTAGAAACCTAAAAAATGTGGAAAGCAATTCTATACTGTCTGCTTTGTAttgaattctttaaaattttatggcTTATGGTTCAGAGTCTCCCCATGCAATTCGTCTGGTTTTACTTGTCTGGTACTCTTGCTAAACCCATAATTTCcttgtttcttatatttttttgttttgaagtttaTGCAGTATTCATTATGTGAGCGGGTCAGGGattataataatgatttttatgaAATTTAGTAGTGCACACAAAATAATTGGTATATGTAATTTTACAATTAGTGTATGAAGTTATATTGTATTTAATTAGAAGATTCCATTCTGTTCTTTTGCTTGAAGAATACTATATAAGCCCACTTTTATTTAGTTACTgtttctttcagattttaaaattgtcataagttaattaatttatttattgagcaaattTGCTCAGGTAAGTACTAGGAAGGCTTCCGTAAGTCAAGAGGATGTTTTTGTGTATAAATGCAGCAAAAAACCTCGCAGTGCTTGCTGTGTAGCAGATGCTTCATGATAAACCATAAGTATTCCTCCTGGAGTTAGTTTGTAACTTCaagtcagagagagaaaatatcagTGGTGAAGAAATAACGTGGATGTGTCATGCGAagaggatttttttatttttattttatttatttatttatttatttatttatttatttattttggctgcACAACTGACTCTTGCTGAATTTAAAGAGAAAtactgctttttttatttttatttttcagatagagtttcgctcttcttacccaggctggagtgcaaggcatgatctcgggtcactgcaacctctgcctctcgggttcaagcgattctcttgcctcagcctcctgagtagctgggattacaggtatgtgccgccatgcctggctaattttgtatttttagtagagacgggatttctccatgttggtcaggctggtctccaactcccgacctcaggtgatccacctgcctcggcctcccaaagtgctgggattacaggtgtgagccatcgcgcctggccaattcTGCTTCTTATATTACCAAATTATCTCAAGTTTGTTTGTCTCATTATTGGCATTCCAACTATGTATGCATCACagaccttcttttttttaatccgtGTTACAGCTACAGTATCCTCACTGTTGTCTGCCTGCCGTGTCATTTCACATTGTACTTTGTAGGTTTTAATAAGAAAGTTGGTATTTTATTAATGCACTGAAAAATTCGTCTTAACTGAAGAATTAGCTTATCGATATAACTTTCAGATCAGTTAATTAAGAAgcggccgggcaccatggctcacgtctgtaatcccagcactttgggaggctgaagtgggtggatcatgaggtcagaattcaagaccagcctggccaagatgctgaaatcctgtctctactaaatatacgaaaattagccggactCAGTGGCagacggctgtaatcccagctactcgggaggctgtggcaggagagtcgcttgaactcagagggcagaagttgcagtgagccgagatcgggccactgcattccagtctgggcgacagagcaagactctgtctcaaaaataaataaataaataaataaataaataaataaataaataacccgcATACACCGTCCTCAGTTAGCATCGTTTTTCTTTGCAACAGAAAAATCTCATGAGATTCTTACACAAAGTGtgacaaatataaaatttgttaGAAAATATATCTTACAAATTAGGTTTTTAAGACTTACTCAtaagtaaaaaaatttaattttttatcataTAGCACAATTTATGTTCTCATGCagaatcttttgtttttaagcaaTAATGTTAActtttgcaaaataataaaatgaactctgtggatttgaaattcaaaataatatttctgtttCACATGATACTACAATTTTGAGGAGTTGCTcttattgtatataatatttttagtgGATGAAGTTCAGTCTACAGTTTTCATTCTTAGTCACCTATCTGTCGTTAACtccttggtcattttttttctggaaaaattttaaagatcgTGGCAGCTTTtggattaaaacattttctgttattttgcacGCAAACTTGTTTACTATATTCACAGAGTGCCCTGTGATGGGACCATAAGCAACATCTGGTTTCTTAGTGTCTTTTATACCTTTATGATCAGCACCAGAAGCCTCATGTGCTctcaagtttaaaataaaagccCTAATGTACATGGGCTCCTCCCATGCACTGTGCTGGGTTCAGAACATGCTCTAAATATCAGAGTTTTCTATGATTGCGACTGAGAAATTAAATGGCAGAAGCAGCACAGAAACCATATGTTTTTGATGCTATTTAGCCAAATTAATGACAAAGAGACAGTATTTTACACATTGGTATTcttctgtaatatttttaaaatatctttttaacttGATAGATACGTGTATTTATTCtgtaaaacatgatgttttgaagtatatatacattgtcaaatgtttaattttaggtAATTAATGCTTTACCTCACatagttaaaattttttgtggTGAGGCCACATGACCTTGtcctagcattttaaaaaaatataataaattggccgggcgcggtggctcaagcctgtaatcccagcactttgggaggccgagacgggtggatcacgaggtcaggagatcgagaccatcctggcgaacacggtgaaaccccgtctctactaaaaaaaaaatacaaaaaactagccgggcgtggtggcggcgcctgtagtcccagctactggggaggctgaggctggagaatggcgggaacccgggaggcggagcttgcagtgagctgagatccggccactgcactccagcctgggcgacagagcgagactccatctcaaaaaaaaaaaaaaaaaaaaaataataaattattggttttttttttttcttattttatattccagagtagatgtgcaagtttgttacacaggcgaatgtgttacataggtaaatgtgtgccatggtggtcagctgcacctatcaacccatcacctaggtattaagcccggcatgcattagctattttttcctgatgctcttcctacCCTGCCCTCgcctgataggccccagtgtgtgttgcttctctccctgtgtccatatgttcttattgtttggctcccacttacaagtgagaacaggAGGTGTTTTGacttctgttcttgtgataatttgctgaggataatggcttcgaGCTTCATTCATGTCTCTCTGAAAGACATGATCTCACTGCTTTTTATGGctctatagtattccattgtttatatgtaccaagttttctttatctagtctttcattaatgggcatttgtgttgatttcatgtttttgctattgtgaatagtgcagcaatgaacatacacgtgcatgtatcttcataatagaatgatttatattattttgagtaTATACTAAGTAAtggagttgctgggtcaaatggtgtttctggttttaaatctttgaggaattgccacattatCTTTTCCaataattgaactaatttacattcccaccaacagtatataagcattcctgtttctctgcaacatagccagcatctgttgtttcttgactttttaataaccacTATTCTGACTGGCGTAAGACGGTATCTCAttgatccggccactgcactccagcccgggcgacagcgcgagactccgtctcaaaaaaaaaaaaaaaaaaaaaaaacatggtatctcattgtggttttgatttgcatttctctgatgattaatgatggtGAGTTTTTTCTCACAGGTTTGTTagctgcatgcatgtcttcttttgaaaagtgtttgttcagccaggtgcagtggctcacgcctgtaatcccagcactttgggaggccaaggcggggcagatcacaaggtcaggagttcaagaccagcctgaccaacatggtgaaaccccatatctactaaaaatacaaaaattagctaggcatggtggcacgcgcctgtagtcccagctactcaggaggctgaggcaggagaatcgtttgaacccaggaggcagaggttgcagtgagccacgatcatgccactgcacttcaacctgggcaacagcgagactccatctcaagaaagaaaaaagtgttcatgttctttgcccacttttttatagggttgtttgtttttttcttataaatttgtgtaagttccctctagattcttgatattagacctttgtaaaatagattgcaaaaattttctccctttctgtaggttgtctgttcgctctgatgatagtttctttttatgtgcagaagctctttagtttaattagatcccaattcatcagtttttgctttttttgcaaaTGCTTCtggtgatttcatcataaaatgtttgcccatgcctatgtcctgaattgtattgcctagaTTCTCTTCCAGGGTTCTTATAGTTTTGGgcttatatttaagtcttcaattcaGCTTGAGTTATTTtctataaggtataaggaagaggtctagtttcagttttctacatatggctagccagttctctcagcaccatttattaaatcgaaaaaaaatttttccattgcttgtttttgttaggtttcttgaagatcagatggttgtagacagGCAGTTTTATTTCcgatttctctattctgttctatatggcctatgtgtctgtttttgaacCGGTACCATTcttgttttagttactgtagccttgtagtatactttgaagtcatgtcatgtaatgcctccagctctgttctttttgcctaAGATTGTCCTGGCTATATgggctgtttttgttgtt contains:
- the LOC116271606 gene encoding LOW QUALITY PROTEIN: zinc finger protein ENSP00000375192-like (The sequence of the model RefSeq protein was modified relative to this genomic sequence to represent the inferred CDS: inserted 1 base in 1 codon) encodes the protein MLSHLTQHKKIHTRENSYKCEECGKVFKEPSTFTQHKRSHTEKALFKCEECGKAFKQSSNLTEHKRIHTREKHYKCEEFGKDFKWSSNLTEHKIIHIGEKPYKCEECGKAFKNSTNVKNVAKPFTPPQTLPYMKXIHTREKPYKCKECGKAYKWSSNLTEHKIIHTGKKPYKREECSKNLKNVSTLLNGKIIHTGEDFYKCEECGKIFFFSLRWSPTLLPRLECGGTISAHCNLYLPGSSNSPASASQVAGITGTCHHAQLIFVFLVETGIHHVGQAGLELLTSSDPPASASQSAPKCWHYRHE